From a single Nicotiana tabacum cultivar K326 chromosome 8, ASM71507v2, whole genome shotgun sequence genomic region:
- the LOC107809760 gene encoding uncharacterized protein LOC107809760, with product MVVDVRKVNDRVMTIKLVVGGVTFNMISAYAPQVGLGEEVKRRFWDDLDKVVLAFKPIQIPSKANAQELGEKLLAMGAWRSSGDVSSMWTTTTNCIREATREVLGLTKGYSRGHKRDWWWNEEVQGKVESKKAAYLKLVGSTDEEEKRTCWECHKKARKEAKLAVTTAKTAAFERLYEDLGGKVGDMKMYSVRCADGTHTRRCASMLFANDIVLIDETWGEVNARLKVWRQTLESKDFKLSRPKTEYLECKFNNGMYEEEVEVKISTQAIPKRDSFKYLESIIQGNRKDRIRNGVIIDKVGMAFVEDKLQESRLRWFGHVKIRDIDTPVRRCEGLSMVGLRRGRGRTKKY from the exons aTGGTGGTGGATGTTAGAAAGGTGAATGATAGAGTAATGACTATTAAGCTTGTGGTTGGTGGGGTTACTTTTAATATGATTAGTGCTTACGCGCCTCAGGTGGGCCTGGGCGAAGAGGTCAAAAGGCGCTTCTGGGACGATTTGGACAAGGTTGTACTTG cttttaagccaatccaaataCCTTCTAAGGCTAATGCTCAGGAGTTGGGAGAGAAACTGTTGGCCATGGGAGcctggaggagtagtggggacgTGAGTAGTATGTGGACCACGACAACGAACTGCATTAGGGAAGCTACTAGAGAGGTATTAGGGTTAACGAAGGGTTATTCGAGAGGTCACAAgagagactggtggtggaatgaggAGGTCCAAGGAAAAGTGGAATCTAAGAAAGCGGCATATCTGAAGCTAGTGGGGAGCACAGATGAGGAGGAGAAGAGGACGTGTTGGGAGTGTCATAAGAAGGCAAGGAAAGAGGCAAAGTTGGCGGTCACAACGGCTAAAACCGCAGCTTTTGAGCGTCTATATGAGGATCTTGGGGGAAAAGTAGGCGACATGAAGATGTACAG CGTTAGATGTGCTGATGGGACACATACAAGGAGATGTGCAAGTATGTTATTTGCtaatgacatagttctgattgacgaGACATGGGGCGAAGTTAATGCTAGGTTGAAAGTTTGGAGACAGACACTGGAGTCTAAAGATTTTAAGTTGAGTAGGCCAAAAACTgagtacttggagtgcaagttcaataATGGGATGTATGAAGAAGAAGTGGAAGTGAAGATTAGTACTCAAGCCATCCCCAAAAGggatagtttcaagtatcttgagTCTATTATTCAAGGAAACAG GAAGGATAGGATTAGGAATGGAGTTATCATAGATAAGGTAGGAATGGCATTTGTGGAGGATAAGTTGCAGGAATCGAGGTTgagatggtttgggcatgtgaagATAAGAGATATAGATACTCCGGTCAGGAGGTGTGAGGGATTGTCCATGGTGGGTCTGAGGAGGGGAAGGGGTAGGACGAAGAAGTATTAG